ACGGACCGCCTCAGCGGACCTCGATGGTGATCGACGACCCCTTGGGCGCCGTCTCGCCGCCCTCCACCGACTGGCTCTTGACCTCGTCCCCGAAGAGCCCGAGCAGCCCGCGGTCCACGTCGACCACGAACCCGGCGGCCTCCAGCTCCTGCGTCGCGTCCTCCACGCTGTCGCCCACGACGTCCGGGACCTCGACCATCTCGGGGCCCTTGGAGACCGTCAGCGTCACCGTGTCGCCCTCGGCGGCCTCGCGGCCCGCGCCCGGCGACTGCTCGGCGACCTCGCCCCTGTCGAACTCCGAGGTGACCGTCTCCGGGGAGATCTTCACCCTCAGGCCCGATTCCCGGAGCTCCGCCGTGGCGTCCTCGACGGACGAGCCCGTGACCTCGGGCACCTCCACCGGGCTGCCCTTGCTGACGGTGAGGGCGACGGCCGAACCGGCACGCCGCTTCGTGCCCGAGTCCGGGTCCGTGCGGATCACGAAGCCCTTGGGGACGTCCTCGTCGAACTCCCGGGTGACCATGCCCGCGGCGAGGCCGTTGTCCTTCAGCACTTCCTTCGCCTTGAAGAGGGCGAAGCCCTTCAGATCGGGCACCTTCACCGTCTCCGGGCCGTCCGAGATGGTCAGCGTCACGGAGTCGTTGTCGCGGATCCGGGCGCCGATCTCCGGGTCGGTGCGGATGACGGTGCCGCGCTTCACGGTGTCGCTGTACTCGTGCTTGACCTCACCGACGTCGAGCCCGGCCTTCGCCAGCCGGTCCTCGGCCTCGGCCTGAGTCTTGGTGAGGATCGCCGGGACCCTGGTGAACTGGCCGGAGTTGATGTACCAGACGCCCGCGCCGAGGCCGAGCACCAGCACGATGGCGGCGACCACCGCGAGCACCCCGCGCTGGTGCCGCGGGGCGCGCCGCGAGGGGGCGACCGGCGCGGATTCGAACCGGCTGGTGTGCTCGAACCGGCTGGTCCGGCCGAGGCCGGAGTTGTCGTCCTCGTGCTCGTCCTCGTTCACCGGCAGCAGGCGCGGCACGGTCAGCGAGCGCGGGATCACGCTCGTACGGTCCTCGGCGATGTCGTGGCCCGCGGCAAGAGCCCCCGGCGGTACGGCGTCGAGCTGCTCGTCGGTGAGTCCGGCCCGCGCCCCCAGGACCTGGCCGAGCAGCGCCGCCGCGTCGTGCGGGCGCACCTCGGGATTGCGGGCGGTCGCCGTGGTGACCAGCTCGTCGAGCTCGTACGGCATCCCCGGCACGGCGGCCGACGGCGGCGGTACGTCCGCGTGGAGGTGCTGGTAGAGCACCTGCGCGGGGGAGTCGCCGGAGTGGGGCTTGTCGCCGGTGAGCATCTCGTAGAGGACGACCCCGCACGCGTAGACGTCGACGCGGGGGTCGGCGGTGCCGTGCTCGATCTGCTCGGGGGCGAGGTACGAAACGGTGCCGAGGACGGCTCCCGTCGTATGCGTCACGGTGTCCACGGCCCGTACGAGGCCGAAGTCCGCCACCTTGACCCGGCCGTCGTCCCCTATCAGGACGTTCTCCGGCTTCATGTCGCGGTGCACGAACCCGGCGCGGTGCGCGGCGCCGAGCGCGGCGAGTACCGGCTCCAGGATGTCGAGCGCGGCCCGCGGCTGCAGGGCGCCGCGCTCGCGCAGGACGTCACGCAGGGTGCATCCGGCGATGTACTCCATGGCCAGATAGACGTACGACCCGTCCGTCCCCTGGTCGAAGACCTGCACCACATTGGGGTGCGCGAGCCTGGCCACCGACTTGGCCTCGCGGATGAAGCGCTCGACGAAGGAACCGTCGGCGGCCAGCGACGGGTGCATCACCTTGAGCGCGAGCACGCGGTCGAGGCGGGTGTCCAGGGCCCTGTAGACCGTGGCCATCCCGCCGACCGCGATGCGTGCGTCGACGCGATACCGGCCGTCGAGCATCTGCCCGACAAGCGGGTCCTGAAGGGTCGTGTCCACGCAGGGGAGTCTACGAGCCGCCACTGTCACGACACCCCGTTCGCCCGATACCGGGGCGCGACTGCAGCGGACCTGTGACGCATGCCGCGGCCGCCCCTGGCGAGAACGCTTCCGGCCAAAGGCCGGCCGAAGGTCAGAACGCGGGCCGCTCCGGATCCAGCTGGGCCAGGCCCTCCGTGGGAGACGACGCCGAGGCGAAGTGCCGTCGGGGAATGCGCCCCGCACGCCGGGCGAGTCGCCCCGCCTCCACCGCGTGCTTCATGGCCTCCGCCATGAGAACAGGCTCCTGCGCCCGCGTCACGGCTGAGGCGAGCATCACACCCGCACACCCCAGTTCCATGGCGAACGCGGCATCGGACGCGGTCCCGGCCCCTGCGTCCAGAATCACCGGCACGCGCGCGTGCTCCACGATCAGCTGGAAGTTGTGCGGGTTCCGGATCCCGAGCCCGGACCCGATGGGCGACCCGAGCGGCATGATCGCGGCGCACCCGACGTCCTCCAGCTTCCGCGCCAGCACAGGATCGTCGTTCGTGTACGGCAGCACGGTGAAGCCGTCGTCGACCAGTGTCTCCGCCGCGTCGAGCAGTTCGATCGGATCGGGCAGCAGTGTCCGCTCGTCGGCGATGACCTCCAGCTTGACCAGATCCGTGCCGAGCGCTTCCCGCGCGAGCCAAGCCGTCAGCACGGCCTCACCCGCGGTGAAACAGCCCGCGGTGTTGGGCAGCACCCGAATGCCCAGCTTGTCGAGAACGGACAGCACCGAGCCGTGCACCGAGGCGTTCACACGCCGCATCGCGACCGTCGTCAGTTCCGTGCCGGACGCCACGAGCGAGCGCTCCAGCACGTCGAGGCTGGGCGCACCGCCCGTACCCATGATCAGACGGGACGAGAAGGACGTACCGCCGAGGACGAAGGGATCGTCGGCCATGGGTCAGCCTCCTTGGACGGCGGTGAGGACTTCGACACGGTCTCCCTCGGAGAGGGCGGTGGACGACCACTGCGCGCGCGGGACGACGGTTTCGTTGAGCGCGGCGGCGACACCGGACGGCGCGGCGGTGAGGGTGGCGACGAGCGCGTCGAGAGCGGTGCCCTCGGCGATGCGCTGTCGCTCTCCGTTGACGAAGACGTTCATGCGGGCTGCTCCGTGACGGCGGCGGCGCCGAAGCGCCGGGGCGTGAAGGGGCGGGCCTCGTCGGGGAGTTCGCCGGTGGTCAGGACGTGCGCCATCGCGTCGCCGGTAATGGGCGTGAGCAGGACGCCGTTGCGATAGTGCCCGGTGGCCAGCAGGAGGCCGTCCAGTTCGGTGGGGCCGAGCAGCGGCGCGTTGTCGGGCGAGCCGGGCCGCAGTCCCGCACGCGTCTCCGTGAGCGGCAGTTCGGTGATGCCCGGAACCAGCTCATGGGCGTCGCGCAGCAGCTGGTACACGCCGCCCGCGGTCACCGTCGTGTCCCAGCCCAGCTCCTCGCTGGTCGCGCCCACGACGAGCTCGCCGCTCTCGCGCGGCACCAGATAGACATGGCTTCCGCGGACGACGGCACGGACGGTACGGCTCAGGAAGGGCGCGTACCGCTTCGGCACGGTCAGCCGCAGCACCTGCCCCTTCACGGGGCGCACGGGTGGCAGTACGTCGTCGGGAACCCCCGCCAGACGCCCGCTGAGGCTGCCTCCGGCGAGCACCACCTGGTCCGCGGCGAGCTCGGTGCCGTCCGTGGTGACCACTCCGGCCGCCCGGTCCCGTACGACGGTCAGCCGCTCCGCCCACGTCCGGTGGAACACCACTCCGGCCCGCTCGCACGCCGTGACCAGGGCCTTGGCGAGCCGGCGCGGATCGACCTGGTGGTCGCCGTCGACCCGTAGACCGCCGCGTACGCCGGGCGCGAGCATCGGCTCCAGACGGCGGCACTCGCGACCGCTCAGCCACTCCGAGTCGAGCCCCGACCGGTGTTGCAGGGCATGCAGTTCCCGCAGATGGGCGCGGTCGTCGGCGTCCAGCGCGACGGCCAGCGTGCCGCACTGGCGGTAGCCGAGGTCCTGGCCCGTCGCCTCGGTGAGCTCGGCGGCGAAGTCCGGATAGCGGCGCGCAGAGGCGAGGTTGAGGCCCAGCAGGGTCTGCTCGCCGTAGTGCAGTTCGGTGACGGCGGCGAGCATTCCGGCGGCCACCTGGGCCGCGCCGCCGCCGGGTTCCGGGTCCACGAGAGCGGTGGTGAATCCGCGTTGCGCGGCCCGCCAGGCCGTCACCAGGCCGATGATCCCGCCCCCGATGACAAGGACGTCTGATCCGTCTGATGTCCGTGACGACTGCGACGGATGCGACAGACGTGACGGATGTGTAGGCGACATGGGCGTCCAGCCCCTCCCTTCGCCGGCATGACCCGGATCAGGTTCGTACGGTCGGAGGCCGCCCAGCCTCCCTCTCAGCCCGGTGCGTCCGGGCTCCCGCGAGTGCTTTACGTTGGCCACCCTAGCCCGCAGAGCGCCGACCTTGTAAGGGAGCCCCCGTCCATGGCCCGCCCTCTCGTCTCCCACCACCACGCTCAAACGAGGGGCTCCGCCCCGCCCCATCGATCTCTGGACGGTCTCGTCCTCGCCCCGGTCGCCGACCAGGCACCAGGTCAGGTGGGCACCCGTACCCGCTTCACCTACCACGAGAAGGACGGCGAGATCTGGGCCGAGTACGCGGGCGGCGATGTCGTACGTGGCCATCTCGTGGGTACCCGTGCGGGCGACCGCCTCGACGTCCGGTACGTGCAGCTGAAGCGCGACGGCGGCACCTCGTCGGGGCACTGCGTGTCCCGCGTGGTGGAGCTGCCCGACGGGCGCGTACGCCTGGAGGAGGCCTGGGAATGGGAGTCGCGGACGGGCAGCGGGACGAGCGTGGTGGAACAGGTCACCGAGCACGCCCCCTGACTGACGAATTGTCAGTTGTCTATGGTGATCAGGTGAACGAGCAGACGCAGGCGCAGTCACAGGCGAGTACGGCACAGCGGGTCGTCGTCGTGGGCGCCGGCATGGCCGGCGTGCAGACCGCGGTCGCCCTGCGCGAACAGGGCTTCACCGGGAGCGTGACCCTGATCGGGGCGGAGCCCCA
This genomic interval from Streptomyces dengpaensis contains the following:
- the pknB gene encoding Stk1 family PASTA domain-containing Ser/Thr kinase, producing MDTTLQDPLVGQMLDGRYRVDARIAVGGMATVYRALDTRLDRVLALKVMHPSLAADGSFVERFIREAKSVARLAHPNVVQVFDQGTDGSYVYLAMEYIAGCTLRDVLRERGALQPRAALDILEPVLAALGAAHRAGFVHRDMKPENVLIGDDGRVKVADFGLVRAVDTVTHTTGAVLGTVSYLAPEQIEHGTADPRVDVYACGVVLYEMLTGDKPHSGDSPAQVLYQHLHADVPPPSAAVPGMPYELDELVTTATARNPEVRPHDAAALLGQVLGARAGLTDEQLDAVPPGALAAGHDIAEDRTSVIPRSLTVPRLLPVNEDEHEDDNSGLGRTSRFEHTSRFESAPVAPSRRAPRHQRGVLAVVAAIVLVLGLGAGVWYINSGQFTRVPAILTKTQAEAEDRLAKAGLDVGEVKHEYSDTVKRGTVIRTDPEIGARIRDNDSVTLTISDGPETVKVPDLKGFALFKAKEVLKDNGLAAGMVTREFDEDVPKGFVIRTDPDSGTKRRAGSAVALTVSKGSPVEVPEVTGSSVEDATAELRESGLRVKISPETVTSEFDRGEVAEQSPGAGREAAEGDTVTLTVSKGPEMVEVPDVVGDSVEDATQELEAAGFVVDVDRGLLGLFGDEVKSQSVEGGETAPKGSSITIEVR
- a CDS encoding thiazole synthase, with the protein product MADDPFVLGGTSFSSRLIMGTGGAPSLDVLERSLVASGTELTTVAMRRVNASVHGSVLSVLDKLGIRVLPNTAGCFTAGEAVLTAWLAREALGTDLVKLEVIADERTLLPDPIELLDAAETLVDDGFTVLPYTNDDPVLARKLEDVGCAAIMPLGSPIGSGLGIRNPHNFQLIVEHARVPVILDAGAGTASDAAFAMELGCAGVMLASAVTRAQEPVLMAEAMKHAVEAGRLARRAGRIPRRHFASASSPTEGLAQLDPERPAF
- the thiO gene encoding glycine oxidase ThiO; this encodes MSPTHPSRLSHPSQSSRTSDGSDVLVIGGGIIGLVTAWRAAQRGFTTALVDPEPGGGAAQVAAGMLAAVTELHYGEQTLLGLNLASARRYPDFAAELTEATGQDLGYRQCGTLAVALDADDRAHLRELHALQHRSGLDSEWLSGRECRRLEPMLAPGVRGGLRVDGDHQVDPRRLAKALVTACERAGVVFHRTWAERLTVVRDRAAGVVTTDGTELAADQVVLAGGSLSGRLAGVPDDVLPPVRPVKGQVLRLTVPKRYAPFLSRTVRAVVRGSHVYLVPRESGELVVGATSEELGWDTTVTAGGVYQLLRDAHELVPGITELPLTETRAGLRPGSPDNAPLLGPTELDGLLLATGHYRNGVLLTPITGDAMAHVLTTGELPDEARPFTPRRFGAAAVTEQPA
- the thiS gene encoding sulfur carrier protein ThiS, which translates into the protein MNVFVNGERQRIAEGTALDALVATLTAAPSGVAAALNETVVPRAQWSSTALSEGDRVEVLTAVQGG